A part of Melittangium boletus DSM 14713 genomic DNA contains:
- the cglD gene encoding adventurous gliding motility lipoprotein CglD, which produces MNPRQLISTALLALSLMTAAACGNTAGTTPGTKPGDGSQPSDPQNPGGPGGPGGTYPDPSGLPTDPNDPDNARKDTDCDGLSDKYEFETVYDNGLRTDPGLADTDKDGLADGLELSIVKPVAGTNCVLPGDGDLLLSTSPVKADTDGDGLSDGVEDANHNGRVDDGETHPLLRDSDCDGLLDGPSQGNVKGEDQNGNGVVDGSETDPRRFDTDADGISDGVELGVTTNLDDANCTGIFRPDEDPSSITDPTHPDTDGDGVSDGAEDTNQNGRVDEGELNPNDPTDVKGPVAEACTADNLRPVSFQDEKGPDIKLALPPSFTEVTPIKVGDDVKGLVGYDNTQQVAFLAFRTQPKAGDTDPLGDEESLRPLIETKGVLSNRTAQLFTTWDGFKALQAIYQQTGTTTDLKRRTDQLVDALVPGSTGRLSSAAAGVTGDFRIQALYVHRSDKSLVVLIAVTKLSMVTNANSGSPTAFSAKDLANGSALAQFNESTAVQCERFQLPSARVDFIFVVDDSGSMTTSQAALAKTASTAVDALNASSLDWRMSLVTSSYHLSGPNVGKLRRFTRNVNKVKAWLTENSTCTNNVCSGVPTTPEPAACPGDTSQGDKGGCWVALGGNGYEGLLGAAKKIVKDITPGTPPEQPESDTLARKGAALVVVLLGDADDQTTGDTTSADNCGTGGTKDKAGSKCVPVSDYVRFFGDGSELAPTNPTGRQIAVHGIVCPSGKACGCSKGKTCTITESSREFNPLPVNNVSQQRHAAVVNASGGVLGSILDDDSIKASMDAIIGYTIGSSGYKTLKPPIGASIKVAVEQVRDAGVCSARANVPRSTANGYDFDGSARSLSFFGACRPQVGATEVAVSYRYWIDTVKDPNGGVPCENDPNYTPREPDHCAGAQLGCNESTNQCVCKPNCGDVCGKGARCDMTSCTCKPILN; this is translated from the coding sequence ATGAATCCGCGACAATTGATCAGTACCGCACTGCTTGCGCTCAGCTTGATGACAGCCGCCGCGTGCGGCAACACCGCGGGAACCACTCCCGGCACCAAGCCAGGTGATGGCAGTCAACCCTCGGATCCTCAGAATCCGGGAGGGCCGGGCGGACCCGGCGGCACCTACCCGGATCCCTCGGGTCTCCCCACGGATCCCAATGATCCGGACAACGCCCGCAAGGACACCGACTGCGATGGCCTGAGCGACAAGTACGAGTTCGAGACCGTCTACGACAACGGGCTGCGGACGGACCCGGGCCTGGCGGACACGGACAAGGACGGGCTCGCGGACGGACTGGAACTGAGCATCGTCAAGCCGGTGGCCGGCACGAACTGCGTGCTCCCCGGGGATGGGGATCTCCTCCTGAGCACGAGCCCCGTCAAGGCGGACACGGACGGAGACGGCCTGAGCGATGGCGTGGAGGACGCCAACCACAACGGCCGGGTGGACGACGGCGAAACCCACCCCCTGCTGCGCGACAGCGATTGTGATGGTCTGCTGGATGGCCCGAGCCAGGGCAACGTGAAGGGCGAGGATCAGAACGGCAATGGCGTCGTCGATGGGTCGGAGACGGATCCCCGCCGCTTCGACACGGACGCGGACGGTATCTCCGACGGCGTGGAGCTGGGCGTCACCACCAACCTGGACGACGCGAACTGCACGGGCATCTTCCGTCCGGACGAGGATCCCAGCTCCATCACGGATCCCACCCACCCGGACACCGACGGTGACGGCGTGAGCGACGGCGCCGAGGACACCAACCAGAACGGCCGGGTGGACGAAGGCGAGCTCAACCCCAATGATCCCACGGACGTGAAGGGCCCCGTGGCCGAGGCCTGCACCGCCGACAACCTGCGTCCGGTGTCTTTCCAGGACGAGAAGGGGCCGGACATCAAGCTGGCCCTGCCGCCCTCCTTCACCGAGGTGACGCCCATCAAGGTCGGCGACGACGTGAAGGGGCTCGTGGGCTACGACAACACGCAGCAGGTCGCCTTCCTCGCCTTCCGCACCCAGCCGAAAGCGGGTGATACGGATCCGCTCGGTGACGAGGAGTCCCTGCGGCCCCTCATCGAGACCAAGGGCGTGCTGAGCAACCGCACGGCCCAGCTGTTCACGACGTGGGATGGCTTCAAGGCCCTGCAGGCCATCTACCAGCAGACCGGCACGACCACGGACCTCAAGCGCCGCACGGATCAGCTCGTGGATGCGTTGGTGCCGGGCAGCACGGGCCGGTTGAGCAGCGCGGCCGCGGGCGTGACGGGTGACTTCCGCATCCAGGCGCTCTACGTGCATCGCTCCGACAAGAGCCTCGTGGTGCTCATCGCCGTGACGAAGCTGTCCATGGTGACGAACGCCAACTCGGGCTCGCCCACGGCCTTCTCCGCCAAGGACCTGGCCAATGGCTCCGCGCTCGCCCAGTTCAACGAGTCCACGGCCGTGCAGTGCGAGCGCTTCCAACTGCCCTCCGCCCGGGTGGACTTCATCTTCGTCGTGGACGACAGCGGCTCGATGACGACCTCGCAAGCGGCCCTGGCCAAGACGGCCTCCACGGCGGTCGACGCCCTCAACGCCTCGTCGCTGGACTGGCGCATGTCGCTCGTCACCTCGAGCTACCACCTGAGTGGGCCCAACGTGGGCAAGCTGCGGCGCTTCACGCGCAACGTGAACAAGGTGAAGGCCTGGCTCACGGAGAACAGCACCTGCACGAACAACGTGTGCAGCGGCGTGCCCACCACGCCCGAGCCCGCGGCCTGCCCCGGAGACACCTCCCAGGGAGACAAGGGCGGCTGTTGGGTCGCGCTGGGTGGCAATGGGTACGAGGGCCTGCTCGGCGCGGCCAAGAAGATCGTCAAGGACATCACGCCCGGAACCCCGCCGGAGCAGCCGGAATCCGACACCCTCGCGCGCAAGGGCGCCGCCCTGGTCGTCGTGTTGCTCGGCGACGCGGACGACCAGACCACGGGTGACACGACGTCCGCCGACAACTGCGGCACGGGTGGAACCAAGGACAAGGCGGGCAGCAAGTGCGTGCCTGTCTCGGATTACGTGCGGTTCTTCGGCGATGGCTCGGAGCTGGCCCCCACGAACCCCACGGGCAGGCAGATCGCCGTCCACGGCATCGTGTGCCCCTCTGGAAAGGCCTGTGGTTGCTCCAAGGGCAAGACCTGCACCATCACGGAGAGCAGCCGCGAGTTCAATCCCCTGCCCGTGAACAACGTGTCCCAGCAGCGCCACGCGGCGGTGGTCAACGCCTCGGGCGGCGTGCTCGGCTCCATCCTCGATGACGACTCCATCAAGGCCTCGATGGACGCCATCATCGGCTACACCATCGGCAGCTCGGGCTACAAGACGCTCAAGCCGCCCATCGGCGCGTCCATCAAGGTGGCCGTGGAGCAGGTGCGCGACGCGGGGGTGTGCTCGGCGCGAGCGAACGTGCCGCGCAGCACGGCCAATGGCTATGACTTCGATGGCAGCGCGCGGAGCCTGTCCTTCTTCGGCGCCTGCCGTCCGCAGGTGGGTGCGACCGAGGTCGCGGTGTCGTACCGCTACTGGATCGACACGGTGAAGGATCCCAACGGCGGCGTGCCGTGCGAGAACGATCCGAACTACACCCCGCGCGAGCCGGACCACTGCGCCGGCGCGCAGCTCGGCTGCAACGAGTCGACCAACCAGTGCGTCTGCAAGCCCAACTGCGGAGATGTCTGCGGCAAGGGCGCGCGCTGCGACATGACGAGCTGCACCTGCAAGCCCATCCTCAACTAG
- a CDS encoding glycoside hydrolase family 44 protein has product MEAQVWRSLAGWMAIVSFPCLAQTSPVTIRVDASANKHPISPYIYGVAHATQAQLNELNAPLNRNGGNATSRYNWQLNATNRGKDWYFQSLPYTSAQPGAEVDQFITNARGAGAQPLLTVPIMGWVAKLGLARTRLSSFSILKYGSQLDRDYQWFPDAGNGVYYSGQFVTNDPNDANQPSSVSFQQGWVNHLLGRWGPSAQGGVRFYSLDNEPSIWHLNHRDVHPTGATMDEVRDKHLDFASMVKSQDPNALTFGPEEWGWDGYFHSGYDQQYLSTHGAGWAPDRQNHGGMDYLPWLLDQFRQRDQATGKRLLDVFTVHYYPQGGEFSADTSTTMQQLRNRSTRSLWDPNYMEESWIKDRVSLIPRLKGWVQTYYPGTQIGITEYNWGAETHINGAIAQADILGIFGREGLDYGIRWQTPEAATPTFKAMKLYRNYDGQKSAFGDTSVSCGVPDPDQLSAFAAERSSDGALTVMVLNKALTDTPITLNLAGFKPAATAQRWQLTASNAIVRLADLTVSSTGLSASVPAQSITLLVLPKGAAINQPPVSRILATPTSGTIPLPVVLDGTTSSDADGTIVSYAWNFGDGQQGTGPQQSHTYTQAGTYTVTLTVTDSDGASASSTATITASTNPNPNPNPSLAAPSGFYTQASGSSITLRWTDTSSAEEGFILERALDSWPLQFVEVGRVGANVTIFVDNGLAPGTYAYRARAFLGTEVSSYSNQDSSQVR; this is encoded by the coding sequence ATGGAAGCCCAGGTCTGGAGATCGCTCGCGGGGTGGATGGCGATTGTCTCGTTTCCGTGTCTGGCACAGACGTCCCCGGTGACCATCCGGGTCGACGCGAGCGCCAACAAGCATCCCATCAGCCCATACATCTACGGGGTGGCCCATGCGACCCAGGCGCAGTTGAACGAACTCAACGCGCCACTCAATCGCAATGGAGGAAACGCCACCTCTCGTTATAACTGGCAATTGAATGCCACCAACCGGGGAAAGGATTGGTATTTCCAAAGCCTGCCCTACACCAGCGCCCAGCCCGGAGCGGAGGTGGATCAATTCATCACCAACGCGCGGGGCGCGGGCGCACAACCCCTCCTGACCGTTCCCATCATGGGTTGGGTGGCCAAACTCGGGCTCGCTCGCACCCGCCTGTCCAGCTTCTCCATTTTGAAGTACGGCTCGCAGCTGGACCGCGACTACCAGTGGTTCCCAGACGCGGGGAATGGCGTCTATTACAGCGGGCAGTTCGTCACGAATGACCCCAATGACGCCAACCAGCCCTCGAGCGTGAGCTTCCAGCAGGGGTGGGTGAATCACCTGCTCGGACGGTGGGGCCCGTCGGCGCAAGGGGGGGTCCGCTTCTACAGCCTGGATAATGAACCCAGCATCTGGCACCTCAACCACCGCGACGTCCACCCCACGGGCGCCACCATGGACGAAGTGAGGGACAAGCACCTGGACTTCGCGTCCATGGTGAAGAGCCAGGATCCCAACGCGCTCACCTTCGGGCCCGAGGAATGGGGTTGGGATGGTTATTTCCACAGCGGTTATGATCAGCAGTACCTGAGCACGCACGGAGCGGGCTGGGCCCCCGATCGACAGAACCACGGGGGAATGGACTATCTGCCGTGGTTGCTCGATCAATTCCGGCAGCGGGATCAGGCCACGGGGAAGCGCCTGCTGGATGTCTTCACCGTCCACTACTACCCCCAGGGCGGGGAATTCAGCGCGGACACCTCCACCACCATGCAGCAGCTGCGCAACCGCTCCACGCGCTCGCTCTGGGATCCCAACTACATGGAGGAGTCGTGGATCAAGGACCGGGTCTCGCTCATTCCCCGTTTGAAGGGCTGGGTACAGACGTACTACCCGGGGACCCAGATCGGCATCACCGAGTACAACTGGGGCGCGGAGACCCACATCAACGGGGCCATCGCGCAGGCGGACATCCTCGGCATCTTCGGCCGCGAGGGACTGGATTACGGCATCCGCTGGCAGACGCCCGAGGCGGCCACGCCCACCTTCAAGGCGATGAAGCTGTACCGGAACTATGACGGGCAGAAGTCGGCTTTCGGGGACACGAGTGTGTCGTGCGGTGTGCCGGATCCGGACCAACTGTCGGCGTTCGCCGCGGAGCGCTCGTCCGACGGAGCGCTCACCGTCATGGTCCTCAACAAGGCCCTGACGGACACGCCCATCACGCTGAACCTGGCGGGCTTCAAGCCGGCGGCGACGGCCCAACGCTGGCAACTCACCGCGTCCAACGCCATCGTCCGCCTCGCCGACCTCACCGTGTCCTCGACTGGCCTGAGTGCGTCCGTGCCCGCCCAGAGCATCACCCTGCTCGTCCTGCCCAAGGGGGCCGCCATCAACCAGCCGCCCGTGTCCCGGATCCTCGCCACGCCCACGTCGGGCACGATTCCCCTCCCGGTGGTGCTCGATGGGACGACGTCGAGCGATGCCGACGGAACGATCGTCTCATATGCCTGGAACTTCGGTGATGGCCAGCAGGGCACCGGTCCTCAACAGAGCCACACCTATACCCAGGCGGGCACCTATACCGTGACGCTCACGGTGACGGACTCGGACGGGGCCTCGGCGTCCAGCACCGCGACCATCACAGCCAGCACCAACCCCAACCCCAACCCCAATCCGTCCCTGGCGGCTCCGAGCGGCTTCTACACCCAGGCGTCCGGCTCGAGCATCACCCTGCGATGGACGGACACCTCCAGCGCCGAGGAAGGCTTCATCCTCGAGCGCGCCCTCGACTCATGGCCGCTGCAATTCGTGGAGGTGGGCCGGGTGGGAGCCAACGTGACGATCTTCGTGGACAACGGCCTGGCTCCGGGAACCTATGCCTACCGGGCCCGGGCCTTCCTGGGCACGGAGGTCTCCTCGTACTCGAACCAGGACAGCTCCCAGGTGAGATGA
- a CDS encoding MaoC family dehydratase translates to MSHTSFVLELDTVPALATELFRAALDRRPARPGEVPRLEVRVPRLTALPEALARYREVCGFDADGFLPLPYPQVLAAPLHLALLNRPEFPYRLLGMIHVRNHIQQWRRLEDGASLRVRVWLEGQREVRQGRELELHTEVEADGRLAWRALTTMLRRLPGASERSREAPKTTEEDTPFTHGRPSPWDVPENTGRRYARASGDYNPIHLHALTARPFGFPRAIAHGMWTVSRCVAEMGEVAEAPALTLTSEFRRPLLLPSRVVFQTAVLAEEGVAYQVRAEDGTPHVRGELLREETAAIR, encoded by the coding sequence ATGTCCCACACCTCCTTCGTTCTCGAACTCGACACCGTCCCCGCGCTCGCCACGGAGTTGTTCCGCGCCGCCCTGGACCGCCGCCCCGCGCGTCCGGGTGAGGTGCCCCGGTTGGAGGTGCGCGTTCCACGTTTGACCGCTCTCCCCGAGGCGCTCGCGCGCTACCGGGAGGTGTGCGGCTTCGACGCGGACGGCTTCCTTCCCCTGCCCTATCCCCAGGTGCTCGCCGCGCCGCTGCACCTGGCCCTGCTCAACCGTCCCGAGTTCCCCTACCGGTTGCTCGGGATGATTCATGTGCGCAACCACATCCAGCAGTGGCGCCGGTTGGAGGACGGAGCGTCGCTGCGCGTGCGCGTGTGGCTGGAGGGCCAGCGCGAGGTCCGCCAGGGCCGTGAGCTGGAGTTACACACCGAGGTGGAGGCAGACGGGCGGCTGGCCTGGCGTGCCCTCACCACCATGCTGCGCCGGCTGCCCGGAGCCTCCGAGCGCTCACGGGAGGCGCCAAAAACAACCGAGGAAGACACGCCCTTCACCCACGGCCGCCCGTCGCCGTGGGACGTGCCCGAGAACACGGGCCGGCGCTATGCACGGGCTTCCGGGGACTACAACCCCATCCACCTGCACGCGCTCACGGCCCGGCCCTTCGGGTTTCCGCGCGCCATCGCGCATGGAATGTGGACGGTGAGCCGCTGCGTGGCGGAGATGGGCGAGGTGGCCGAGGCTCCCGCGCTCACCCTCACCTCGGAATTCCGCCGCCCCCTCCTCTTGCCCTCGCGCGTGGTCTTCCAGACGGCTGTCCTCGCGGAAGAAGGAGTCGCCTACCAGGTGAGGGCCGAAGACGGCACGCCCCACGTGCGCGGCGAGTTGCTGCGGGAGGAAACCGCCGCCATCCGCTGA
- a CDS encoding S8 family serine peptidase, with protein MSHWRSVVALVAGLWSTASLAEAPVFRAQQDRSGLLRDERGRTHYIVDLEDSATRAFSAKATPPSDGFDSHHDVQTRHLVNDLRLAHAVTPTGMTSHVGKSFSALLTDEQVERLRKDPRVKRLTEDEPVDLSAVWSNSGTTTVVPWGIHAVGGPQTSNGTRTVYVLDTGVAPHADLEFLERLAAVPGNSPTGCYPHATHVAGIIAARPSAQGGVAGVNRRARIVSVAVGRNASTTSTCSSGSMTTDLVLGLDLIYSRILQSGTVGIVNISMNSVNFNVGRTIGDKLRVLATPNPSVGYPGAFIAQSAGNNHRDACGYAYNTPSASDGIMVVGAIDDNGQPVKLLAGVNQFRNQPLAGDEPGSNFGACVETWAPGRDVRSTWPGGHADLSGTSMAAPHVAGVAAFLAESQGLTTPAQIEQAVRARHVTPSGSAATIPNLHLQPVVAQPTVALGNNGLAVGNFQQYSTDPFILRYDSTGAASCSIRTYKNGALQSQNLNLAPRGTVPTAPQTAGQYRWVLECANAGNTRFSNTQAIATILRGVSKVVWLIKSTSTGNVWQEFAGASTRIDENRFSWAPGTAMSYRYESVGADSCVVKSYGINNFGWEVTQLWDSGAYPTSVDFGTYYLEDPRTQPPPLGPYDMVRWHVQCTNAEGSTLGATVHGYQSL; from the coding sequence ATGTCTCACTGGAGAAGTGTCGTTGCATTGGTCGCTGGGCTGTGGAGCACCGCGTCGCTGGCGGAGGCGCCCGTCTTCCGCGCGCAGCAGGACCGCTCGGGGCTGCTCCGCGACGAGCGGGGCCGCACGCATTACATCGTCGACCTGGAGGACTCGGCCACGCGCGCGTTCTCGGCGAAGGCCACGCCTCCGTCCGACGGCTTCGACAGCCACCACGACGTGCAGACCCGTCACCTCGTCAATGACTTGCGCCTGGCGCACGCCGTCACGCCCACGGGCATGACCAGCCACGTCGGGAAGAGCTTCTCGGCCTTGCTCACCGACGAGCAGGTGGAGCGGCTGCGCAAGGACCCTCGCGTCAAGCGGCTGACCGAGGATGAGCCCGTCGACCTCAGCGCCGTCTGGAGCAACTCCGGCACGACCACCGTCGTGCCCTGGGGCATCCACGCCGTCGGAGGACCGCAGACCAGCAATGGCACGCGCACCGTCTATGTGCTCGACACCGGCGTGGCGCCTCACGCAGACCTCGAGTTCCTCGAGCGGCTCGCGGCCGTTCCCGGCAACTCGCCCACCGGGTGCTATCCCCATGCGACCCATGTGGCGGGTATCATCGCCGCCCGACCCTCGGCCCAGGGCGGAGTGGCGGGAGTCAACAGGCGGGCGCGCATCGTCTCGGTGGCTGTCGGCCGGAATGCGTCGACCACCTCGACGTGCTCCTCCGGTTCGATGACCACGGACCTCGTCCTGGGGCTCGACCTCATCTACTCGCGCATCCTCCAGTCGGGGACGGTGGGCATCGTCAACATCTCGATGAACAGCGTGAACTTCAACGTGGGCAGGACGATTGGCGACAAGCTGCGGGTCCTGGCGACGCCCAACCCGTCTGTCGGATACCCGGGCGCGTTCATCGCCCAGTCCGCCGGGAACAACCACCGGGACGCGTGTGGCTACGCCTACAACACGCCGAGCGCGAGCGACGGAATCATGGTCGTCGGCGCCATCGACGACAACGGCCAGCCCGTCAAGCTGTTGGCGGGCGTGAACCAGTTCCGCAATCAGCCGCTCGCGGGCGATGAGCCGGGCTCGAACTTCGGCGCGTGCGTGGAGACCTGGGCTCCCGGCCGCGACGTCCGCTCGACGTGGCCCGGTGGCCACGCCGACCTGTCCGGCACGTCGATGGCGGCGCCGCATGTCGCGGGCGTGGCCGCGTTTCTCGCCGAATCGCAAGGGCTGACGACCCCCGCGCAGATCGAGCAGGCGGTCCGGGCGCGCCACGTCACGCCCTCCGGCTCCGCCGCGACAATTCCCAACCTGCATCTCCAGCCGGTGGTCGCCCAGCCCACGGTGGCGCTCGGCAACAACGGCCTCGCCGTCGGCAACTTCCAGCAGTACAGCACCGACCCGTTCATTCTCCGCTACGACTCGACCGGCGCGGCGAGCTGCTCCATCCGGACCTACAAGAATGGCGCCCTCCAATCCCAGAACCTCAACCTCGCGCCGAGGGGCACGGTGCCCACGGCTCCGCAGACGGCGGGCCAGTACCGCTGGGTGCTGGAGTGCGCGAACGCGGGCAATACGCGGTTCTCCAACACCCAGGCCATCGCGACCATCCTGCGCGGGGTCTCCAAGGTGGTCTGGCTCATCAAGAGCACGAGCACGGGCAACGTCTGGCAGGAGTTCGCCGGAGCGAGCACCCGCATCGACGAGAACCGGTTCAGCTGGGCGCCCGGCACGGCAATGTCCTATCGCTACGAGAGCGTCGGCGCCGACTCGTGTGTGGTGAAGTCCTATGGCATCAACAACTTCGGGTGGGAAGTGACACAGCTGTGGGACAGCGGCGCCTATCCCACGTCGGTCGACTTCGGGACGTACTACCTGGAAGACCCTCGCACCCAACCGCCACCGCTCGGGCCCTATGACATGGTCCGCTGGCACGTCCAGTGTACCAACGCCGAGGGCAGCACCCTGGGCGCCACCGTGCACGGCTACCAGAGTCTCTGA
- a CDS encoding hydrolase, with protein MTFRNGLKSLLRPEDSVLVLIDHQPYQLANVNSHEPQMVVNNSAALAKAAKVFNVPTILTSVIADRGGRIFPQITDVFPDQEVIDRTFINTWEDPKVVDVVKATGRKQLIIAGLWTEVCVAMPAIQALGEGWDVTVITDASGAVSVEAHEVAIKRMIAAGANMMTWLALAAEWQRDWARMETAIELTEVVKQHAAGSGIAYLWEQQLLNTPVPSTAG; from the coding sequence ATGACCTTTCGCAACGGCCTCAAGTCGCTTCTTCGTCCCGAGGACTCCGTTCTCGTCCTGATCGACCATCAGCCATACCAGCTCGCGAACGTGAACAGCCACGAACCGCAGATGGTGGTCAACAATTCGGCGGCCCTGGCGAAGGCCGCCAAGGTCTTCAATGTCCCCACCATCCTCACGAGCGTCATCGCCGATCGAGGCGGCCGCATCTTCCCGCAGATCACCGATGTGTTTCCCGATCAGGAAGTGATCGACCGGACCTTCATCAACACCTGGGAAGATCCGAAGGTGGTGGATGTGGTCAAGGCAACGGGCCGCAAGCAGCTGATCATCGCCGGCCTGTGGACCGAGGTGTGCGTCGCGATGCCGGCGATCCAGGCCCTTGGCGAAGGCTGGGATGTGACGGTCATCACCGATGCGTCGGGGGCCGTTTCGGTCGAGGCCCATGAGGTCGCCATCAAGCGCATGATCGCGGCCGGCGCGAACATGATGACCTGGCTGGCGCTGGCGGCCGAATGGCAGCGCGATTGGGCCCGGATGGAGACGGCGATCGAGCTGACGGAAGTGGTCAAGCAGCATGCGGCCGGTAGTGGCATCGCCTATCTGTGGGAGCAGCAGCTGCTCAACACGCCGGTGCCGAGCACCGCTGGCTGA
- a CDS encoding LysR family transcriptional regulator, whose translation MDIEELRTFVEVADAGGVSPAARRLGVSKSMVSRRLARLEEGLGVQLLARTTRGAALTEAGATFRDYAARVCAEIDVARETILPSGDLRGRLRIAAPLSFGPTYFAAVLAEMARRHPRLQIHTSYSDRFVDLIAEGYDCAIRVGYLQESNLLARRVGPLYGKLVASPDYIKAHGAPETPDELLAHQALMQGTEAWQFVDGDKIVTIRPQGRFKADNGIALVAAATAGLGIAYLPDGLTNEFVISGALVPVMTRFPPPPAGIYVIRPPGQSPTRKIRVLTEMLIESLSE comes from the coding sequence TTGGATATCGAAGAGCTGCGAACGTTCGTGGAGGTTGCCGATGCCGGGGGCGTTTCCCCCGCTGCGCGTCGGCTCGGGGTGTCCAAGTCGATGGTCAGTCGGCGGCTTGCCCGACTTGAGGAGGGTCTTGGCGTCCAGCTTCTCGCACGCACCACCCGCGGCGCCGCTCTCACGGAAGCCGGGGCCACGTTCCGGGACTATGCAGCCAGGGTTTGCGCCGAGATCGATGTCGCCAGGGAAACCATCCTACCCTCCGGCGACCTTCGCGGCCGCCTACGGATCGCCGCGCCGCTCTCGTTCGGCCCGACCTACTTCGCTGCCGTGCTGGCGGAAATGGCGCGGCGCCATCCCCGGCTCCAGATCCACACCAGCTATAGTGATCGCTTCGTCGATCTCATCGCCGAGGGCTATGATTGCGCGATACGGGTCGGCTATCTTCAGGAATCCAACCTGCTCGCGAGGCGCGTCGGACCGCTTTACGGCAAGCTCGTCGCGAGTCCGGACTACATCAAAGCGCATGGCGCGCCTGAGACGCCGGACGAACTCCTCGCCCATCAAGCCCTCATGCAAGGCACCGAAGCGTGGCAATTCGTGGATGGCGACAAGATCGTCACTATTCGTCCTCAAGGACGCTTCAAGGCCGACAACGGCATCGCTCTAGTCGCGGCCGCAACGGCGGGACTCGGGATCGCTTACCTGCCCGATGGCCTCACCAACGAATTTGTCATCTCCGGCGCGCTCGTGCCGGTCATGACCAGGTTCCCACCGCCTCCAGCGGGAATCTATGTCATTCGCCCGCCAGGTCAGAGTCCCACAAGGAAGATACGGGTTCTCACCGAAATGTTGATCGAATCTCTGTCTGAGTGA
- a CDS encoding ABC transporter substrate-binding protein: MKLLSQLVALALCLVTTLGEARTFEEIKKDGKIIVASEGGFPPFNFFQGPKLTGFEIELAEALAKKMGVQIEWRALAFDALLAGLRQDRWDMVIASFGVTPVRAKAVSFTNPHYCSGGVIVAKNPAIRKADDLADKVVAVQTGTTYLENVQKLAKVKEVKNFPKDTDARAALVSGRVDAWVTDKFVAKAALEAAPSAGLTIGDFVFVEHIAPAVKKGNTSLVEAINKALQEVMADGTYEALSKKYFNEDIRCR, from the coding sequence ATGAAATTGCTGAGCCAACTTGTCGCCCTTGCGCTGTGCCTCGTAACCACCCTTGGCGAGGCTCGGACGTTCGAGGAGATCAAGAAGGACGGCAAGATTATCGTCGCCTCCGAAGGCGGTTTTCCTCCCTTCAACTTCTTCCAGGGCCCGAAGCTCACGGGCTTCGAGATCGAGCTCGCGGAGGCGCTGGCCAAGAAGATGGGTGTGCAGATCGAGTGGCGCGCCCTCGCGTTCGATGCGCTCCTCGCCGGCCTGCGCCAGGATCGCTGGGATATGGTGATCGCGTCGTTTGGCGTCACTCCCGTGCGTGCCAAGGCCGTCTCCTTCACCAATCCCCACTACTGTTCGGGCGGGGTGATCGTCGCGAAGAACCCGGCCATCCGAAAGGCGGATGATCTCGCCGACAAGGTGGTGGCGGTGCAGACGGGCACCACCTATCTGGAGAACGTCCAGAAGCTCGCGAAGGTGAAGGAGGTGAAGAACTTCCCGAAGGATACCGACGCGCGCGCCGCGCTCGTCAGTGGTCGCGTGGATGCGTGGGTGACGGACAAGTTCGTCGCCAAGGCCGCCCTGGAGGCGGCCCCCTCCGCGGGCCTGACGATTGGCGACTTCGTGTTCGTCGAGCACATCGCCCCCGCGGTGAAGAAGGGCAACACCTCGCTCGTGGAGGCCATCAACAAGGCCCTCCAGGAAGTCATGGCCGACGGCACGTACGAGGCGCTCTCCAAGAAGTACTTCAACGAAGACATCCGCTGCCGGTGA